The Saccharothrix variisporea genome has a segment encoding these proteins:
- a CDS encoding enoyl-CoA hydratase-related protein has product MADELVHYEVRRGIATITLDSPHNRNALSAQLRAELTGHLKTATADDAVRVVVLTHTGPVFCSGMDLKEAGGASASQQGVNEFPAILEQLWTSPKPVVARLAGPARAGGVGIVAACDIAVAVESATFAFSEVRIGVVPAVISVTVLPRLLPRAAHELFLTGETFDAQRAVAIGLINSAVAAEGLDAEVTRYTDMLALGAPNALAATKQMLQQERSSNLGEVFADMLELSAKHFGGPEGQEGIAAFVGKRKPNWVPTED; this is encoded by the coding sequence ATGGCAGACGAGCTGGTCCACTACGAGGTGCGGCGTGGCATCGCGACGATCACGCTGGACTCCCCCCACAACCGCAACGCCCTGTCCGCGCAGCTGCGCGCCGAGCTGACCGGCCACCTGAAGACGGCCACCGCCGACGACGCCGTCCGGGTCGTCGTCCTGACCCACACCGGGCCGGTGTTCTGCTCGGGCATGGACCTCAAGGAGGCCGGTGGGGCGAGCGCGTCCCAGCAGGGGGTCAACGAGTTCCCGGCGATCCTCGAACAGCTGTGGACCAGCCCGAAGCCCGTCGTCGCCCGCCTGGCCGGGCCGGCGCGCGCGGGTGGCGTGGGGATCGTGGCGGCGTGCGACATCGCGGTGGCGGTCGAGTCGGCGACGTTCGCGTTCAGCGAGGTCCGGATCGGTGTCGTGCCGGCGGTCATCTCCGTGACCGTGCTGCCGAGGCTCCTGCCGAGGGCCGCCCACGAGCTGTTCCTGACCGGCGAGACGTTCGACGCTCAGCGGGCGGTGGCGATCGGCCTGATCAACTCCGCGGTGGCCGCCGAGGGGTTGGACGCCGAGGTCACCCGGTACACGGACATGCTGGCGCTGGGTGCGCCGAACGCGCTCGCGGCGACCAAGCAGATGCTCCAGCAGGAGCGGTCGAGCAACCTCGGTGAGGTGTTCGCGGACATGCTGGAGCTGTCGGCCAAGCACTTCGGCGGGCCGGAGGGGCAGGAAGGGATCGCGGCTTTCGTCGGCAAGCGCAAGCCGAACTGGGTGCCGACCGAGGACTAA
- a CDS encoding ABC transporter substrate-binding protein has protein sequence MSKRSTLTKSLAVLTAFLALTACSRADRGNDAATAPTEDKGAAAELRLGYFPNVTHAAALVGVEQGLFAKELGSTKLTTQTFNAGPEAVNALLGGSLDATFIGSGPAINAFDKSKGEAVRLVAGATSGGAQLVVKPEIASVDDLKGKVITTPQLGNTQDVAFKKWLADQKLAVGAGADQVNVTNTENSQTLDLFKKGDVHGAWAPEPWASRLVLDAGAKVLVDEKTLWEGGKFPTTVLLVRTQFLKEHPQTVEALLKGHLAATDFATNNKAEAKKVVNEALKKLTGKSLGEPVLDRAFDNITLTLDPQAKSFPQLAKDAVTAGVAKQAADVAGLADFTLLNKVLTAAGKPTVDTAGLDKK, from the coding sequence GTGAGCAAGCGCAGCACCCTGACCAAGTCACTGGCTGTACTGACCGCTTTCCTCGCCTTGACCGCCTGCTCACGGGCCGACCGCGGCAACGACGCCGCGACCGCGCCGACCGAGGACAAGGGCGCCGCCGCCGAACTGCGGCTGGGCTACTTCCCCAACGTCACCCACGCCGCCGCGCTGGTCGGCGTGGAACAGGGCCTGTTCGCCAAGGAGCTGGGCAGCACCAAGCTGACCACGCAGACCTTCAACGCCGGACCCGAGGCGGTCAACGCGCTGCTCGGCGGCTCGCTGGACGCCACGTTCATCGGGTCCGGCCCGGCGATCAACGCCTTCGACAAGTCGAAGGGCGAGGCCGTGCGCCTCGTCGCCGGTGCCACGTCCGGCGGTGCGCAGCTGGTGGTCAAGCCGGAGATCGCCTCGGTGGACGACCTCAAGGGCAAGGTCATCACCACGCCGCAGCTGGGCAACACGCAGGACGTGGCGTTCAAGAAGTGGCTGGCCGACCAGAAGCTCGCCGTGGGCGCCGGCGCGGACCAGGTCAACGTCACCAACACGGAGAACTCGCAGACCCTCGACCTGTTCAAGAAGGGCGACGTGCACGGCGCGTGGGCGCCGGAGCCGTGGGCCTCGCGACTGGTGCTCGACGCGGGCGCGAAGGTCCTGGTGGACGAGAAGACCCTGTGGGAGGGCGGCAAGTTCCCGACCACCGTGCTGCTGGTGCGCACCCAGTTCCTCAAGGAGCACCCGCAGACCGTCGAGGCGCTGCTGAAGGGCCACCTGGCGGCCACCGACTTCGCGACGAACAACAAGGCCGAGGCCAAGAAGGTCGTCAACGAGGCCCTGAAGAAGCTGACCGGCAAGTCGCTGGGCGAGCCGGTGCTGGACCGCGCGTTCGACAACATCACGCTGACGCTGGACCCGCAGGCCAAGTCGTTCCCGCAGCTGGCGAAGGACGCGGTCACCGCGGGCGTCGCCAAGCAGGCCGCGGACGTCGCCGGGCTCGCGGACTTCACGCTGCTGAACAAGGTGCTCACGGCGGCGGGCAAGCCGACCGTGGACACCGCCGGGCTGGACAAGAAGTAA
- a CDS encoding ABC transporter permease gives MATPRLDNDLAAVGAGLDALDAPSQEQRPSLGKRFVRTVLPPLIAFALLLGVWQALWAAAFWPEYQLPSPASVWAAVAEAVESGRAFDVLWTSVHRAVLGFLTAVLIATPLGLLIAKVRVVRAAIGSLLTGLQSLPSVAWVPAGILWFGATPSTIYFVVLMGSVPSIANGLVSGVDQIPPLLPRVGQALGASRLAAARHILLPAALPGYLAGLKQGWAFSWRSLMAAEIIATSPQLGEGLGQYLHNGSSLNDISMVIAAIFLILLVGIGIELLVFRPLERAVLRARGLSGAL, from the coding sequence GTGGCCACGCCGCGGCTTGACAACGACCTGGCGGCCGTCGGCGCGGGCCTGGACGCGCTGGACGCGCCGTCGCAGGAGCAGCGCCCGTCGCTGGGCAAGCGGTTCGTCCGCACGGTCCTGCCACCGCTGATCGCGTTCGCGCTGCTGCTGGGCGTGTGGCAGGCGCTGTGGGCGGCGGCGTTCTGGCCGGAGTACCAACTGCCCTCGCCCGCATCGGTGTGGGCGGCGGTCGCCGAGGCCGTCGAGAGCGGACGGGCGTTCGACGTGCTGTGGACGTCGGTGCACCGGGCGGTGCTGGGCTTCCTCACCGCCGTGCTGATCGCGACCCCGCTGGGGTTGTTGATCGCCAAGGTGCGCGTGGTGCGGGCGGCCATCGGGTCGCTGCTGACCGGTTTGCAGTCGCTGCCGTCGGTGGCGTGGGTGCCGGCGGGCATCCTGTGGTTCGGCGCGACCCCGTCCACGATCTACTTCGTGGTGCTGATGGGCTCGGTGCCCTCCATCGCCAACGGCCTGGTGTCCGGCGTCGACCAGATCCCGCCGCTGCTCCCGCGCGTCGGGCAGGCGCTGGGCGCGAGCCGGCTCGCGGCGGCCCGGCACATCCTGCTGCCCGCCGCCCTGCCGGGGTACCTGGCAGGGTTGAAGCAGGGCTGGGCGTTCTCGTGGCGGTCGCTGATGGCGGCGGAGATCATCGCGACCTCGCCGCAGCTGGGTGAGGGCCTGGGGCAGTACCTGCACAACGGGTCGTCGTTGAACGACATCTCGATGGTGATCGCGGCGATCTTCCTGATCCTGTTGGTGGGCATCGGGATCGAGCTGCTGGTGTTCCGGCCGTTGGAGCGGGCGGTGCTGCGGGCGCGCGGTCTGTCGGGTGCGCTGTGA
- a CDS encoding sirohydrochlorin chelatase has translation MTALVAVAHGSRDPRSAATVHELLDVVRALRPSLDVRASFLDLSAPRLGDVLHAVRGDGHRSAVVVPLLLGKAFHARVDVPGAVAEARLPSLDVTIADVLGPSPLLESAALRRLASIGVRSHDRELGVVLAGAGSSHEPANAAVRAIAQRWASGARWAGVEAAFASMAAPDVPAAVERLKARGARRIAVASWFLAPGFLPDRVARLAETDLVATPLGADPEVAELVLHRYEAALAEDLAVRTA, from the coding sequence GTGACCGCTTTGGTGGCTGTGGCGCACGGCAGCCGTGACCCGCGTTCGGCGGCGACCGTGCACGAGTTGCTGGACGTGGTGCGGGCTTTGCGGCCGTCGCTGGACGTGCGGGCGTCGTTCTTGGACCTGTCCGCGCCTCGGCTGGGTGACGTCCTGCACGCCGTGCGCGGGGACGGTCACCGGTCGGCGGTCGTGGTGCCGTTGTTGCTGGGCAAGGCTTTTCACGCGCGGGTGGACGTGCCGGGGGCGGTGGCCGAGGCGCGGTTGCCGTCGCTGGACGTGACGATCGCGGACGTGCTGGGGCCGTCGCCGTTGCTGGAGTCGGCGGCGTTGCGGCGGTTGGCGTCGATCGGGGTCCGGTCGCACGATCGTGAGTTGGGTGTCGTGCTGGCCGGGGCGGGGTCGTCGCACGAGCCCGCCAACGCGGCCGTGCGGGCGATCGCCCAGCGGTGGGCTTCCGGCGCGCGTTGGGCGGGCGTGGAGGCGGCTTTCGCGTCGATGGCCGCCCCCGATGTGCCGGCGGCGGTCGAGCGGCTGAAGGCCCGGGGTGCGCGCCGGATCGCCGTGGCGTCCTGGTTCCTGGCCCCGGGCTTCCTGCCCGACCGGGTGGCGCGGCTGGCCGAGACGGACCTGGTGGCCACGCCGCTGGGCGCGGACCCGGAGGTGGCGGAACTGGTCCTCCACCGCTACGAAGCCGCCCTGGCGGAAGACTTGGCCGTCCGGACCGCCTGA
- a CDS encoding type 1 glutamine amidotransferase family protein: MTTKTVHLALYDQLADWEFGYATARINDPAFQKQPDRYQVRTVGLTRDPITSMGGLTVTPDLALSDVDPADSALLLLPGANSWADGGNAEFAQAARRWLDAGVPVAAICGATVGLAAEGLLDDRPHTGNMLEELLPVEGYRGADHYRQERAVRSNGLITAGADSALEFAREILAELDVYEPAVLEAWYGLFSSGDPQWFGKLMAAVS, encoded by the coding sequence ATGACGACGAAGACGGTCCACCTCGCGCTCTACGACCAGCTGGCCGACTGGGAGTTCGGCTACGCCACGGCCCGCATCAACGACCCGGCGTTCCAGAAGCAGCCCGACCGCTACCAGGTCCGCACGGTCGGCCTGACCCGCGACCCGATCACGAGCATGGGCGGCCTCACCGTCACGCCCGACCTGGCGCTGTCCGACGTCGACCCCGCCGACAGCGCGCTGCTCCTCCTGCCCGGCGCCAACTCGTGGGCCGACGGCGGCAACGCCGAGTTCGCCCAGGCCGCACGGCGCTGGCTGGACGCGGGCGTCCCGGTGGCGGCGATCTGCGGCGCCACCGTCGGCCTCGCGGCGGAAGGCCTGCTCGACGACCGTCCGCACACCGGCAACATGCTGGAGGAACTGCTGCCCGTCGAGGGCTACCGGGGCGCCGACCACTACCGCCAGGAACGCGCGGTGCGCTCGAACGGCCTGATCACCGCCGGTGCCGACAGCGCCCTCGAGTTCGCCCGCGAGATCCTCGCCGAACTGGACGTCTACGAGCCCGCCGTGCTGGAGGCCTGGTACGGCCTGTTCAGCTCGGGCGACCCGCAGTGGTTCGGCAAGCTGATGGCGGCGGTGTCGTGA
- a CDS encoding helix-turn-helix transcriptional regulator yields MTNSQPQRFTMADAARVLGLSRWTFRRLHWTRVMSPPAGREGGSPYWHERDLYQWAANSGEQRFLRRTPLRYWPTANEPATYSGATTQEHYVAQIWIAEAGTLCVVWPLPGKMQPTAVTVAAELPEADALVRIAPDFGRDGPTVGTAQPGEAPPTWADFEALWNDLSRVLGQPAPYWPYSLRIPRLIENWAPQQTTTVYPAAPDLDIVPLLKLALALPAGSAEQRAVQHLATVAQHRATESAVQNLELVDELQRKRKSCFTRTTAVAARPLPFPEPGEMEAGVLRRGWQKILERTDQLAADCVRLAAMWDGGAHFPYASVERVNPATRYGAEWASRLRAPAERAAVYESLGRGGGDALIDPVSGAPVVREPDGSLFVAVPQRLNASGGQLTEVVLDEPVWIRTEDGSIQPAPRDHYWGLSWGYSGSGPGSLALLIHRLLDDITAPAADSAMGAPLGLDELTELKWPRESVLTRELLESARSGRSYPKPGAPVEDA; encoded by the coding sequence GTGACCAACTCCCAGCCCCAGCGTTTCACGATGGCTGATGCTGCGCGGGTGCTCGGCCTCTCGCGTTGGACCTTTCGGCGTTTGCACTGGACGCGCGTGATGTCTCCCCCGGCTGGGCGGGAAGGAGGCAGCCCGTACTGGCACGAACGCGATCTTTACCAGTGGGCGGCCAACAGTGGAGAACAACGGTTCCTCAGGCGGACTCCGTTGCGGTACTGGCCGACCGCGAACGAACCCGCGACGTACAGCGGCGCCACCACTCAGGAGCACTACGTTGCACAGATCTGGATAGCCGAAGCAGGGACGCTTTGCGTCGTGTGGCCGCTGCCGGGAAAGATGCAGCCCACAGCCGTCACCGTCGCGGCGGAGTTGCCCGAAGCGGACGCCTTGGTCCGAATCGCACCGGATTTCGGACGCGACGGGCCGACAGTGGGCACGGCGCAGCCCGGCGAAGCGCCACCGACGTGGGCCGACTTCGAGGCGCTCTGGAACGACCTGTCCCGAGTGCTGGGCCAGCCGGCACCCTACTGGCCCTATTCGCTGCGCATCCCCAGGCTCATCGAGAATTGGGCGCCACAGCAAACGACGACGGTGTACCCTGCCGCCCCTGATCTGGACATCGTGCCTCTTCTGAAGTTGGCGCTTGCCTTGCCCGCCGGCAGCGCCGAGCAGCGAGCCGTCCAGCACCTTGCTACCGTGGCCCAACACCGTGCCACGGAAAGTGCGGTCCAGAACCTGGAGTTGGTTGATGAGCTCCAGCGAAAGCGCAAGTCATGCTTCACGCGGACCACTGCTGTGGCCGCTCGCCCCCTCCCGTTTCCCGAGCCGGGCGAGATGGAGGCGGGCGTTCTGCGCCGAGGATGGCAGAAGATACTGGAACGCACAGACCAACTTGCCGCCGATTGCGTTCGTCTCGCGGCGATGTGGGATGGCGGCGCGCACTTCCCGTACGCCAGCGTGGAACGAGTCAACCCTGCCACTCGCTATGGCGCCGAATGGGCGTCGAGGTTGCGGGCGCCCGCAGAACGCGCAGCCGTCTACGAGTCCCTTGGACGCGGCGGTGGCGACGCATTGATCGACCCGGTCAGCGGCGCGCCGGTGGTAAGAGAACCCGACGGCTCCCTCTTCGTCGCCGTTCCGCAGCGGCTCAACGCTTCGGGAGGCCAGTTGACTGAGGTGGTGCTGGACGAACCGGTGTGGATCCGGACGGAAGATGGAAGCATCCAGCCCGCTCCTCGCGACCATTATTGGGGCTTGTCGTGGGGATACAGTGGGAGCGGTCCTGGGTCGCTCGCTCTTCTGATCCACCGCCTGTTGGACGACATCACAGCGCCTGCTGCGGACAGCGCGATGGGAGCGCCGCTGGGGTTGGACGAGCTGACCGAGTTGAAGTGGCCGCGTGAAAGCGTGCTTACGCGCGAACTGCTCGAGTCGGCTCGTTCCGGACGCTCCTACCCCAAGCCGGGAGCGCCGGTGGAGGACGCATGA
- a CDS encoding ABC transporter ATP-binding protein, with protein sequence MTATLEPTVPSTVDAAVTLSAVRKTFGHGPHAVTALDGVDLRVAPGEFVCLLGASGCGKSTLLNLVAGLDAPTSGSITLTTSRPAVMFQEAALMPWLTAARNVELPLRLAGVKRGARREKAGELLELVRLSEAGHKRPHELSGGMRQRVALARALASTLGSAEEGTPGLLLMDEPFAALDAITRDVLQAELVRVWRETGTAIVFVTHDVREAVRLGQRVVLLSSRPGRVVREWSTVDADEPAIVQDITARLREVISGHAAA encoded by the coding sequence ATGACCGCCACGCTTGAGCCCACCGTTCCGTCCACTGTGGACGCGGCTGTGACCCTGTCCGCGGTGCGCAAGACGTTCGGGCACGGACCGCACGCGGTCACGGCGCTCGACGGCGTCGACCTGCGGGTCGCGCCGGGCGAGTTCGTGTGCCTGCTGGGCGCGTCCGGGTGCGGCAAGTCGACCTTGCTCAACCTGGTCGCCGGCCTGGACGCGCCCACCTCGGGGTCCATCACCCTGACCACCTCGCGGCCGGCCGTGATGTTCCAGGAGGCCGCGCTGATGCCGTGGCTGACCGCCGCGCGCAACGTCGAGCTGCCGCTGCGGCTGGCCGGCGTCAAGCGCGGCGCCCGCCGGGAGAAGGCCGGTGAGCTGCTGGAACTCGTGCGGCTGTCGGAGGCCGGGCACAAGCGCCCGCACGAGCTGTCCGGCGGCATGCGGCAGCGCGTGGCCCTGGCGCGGGCGCTGGCGTCCACGCTGGGCAGCGCCGAGGAGGGCACGCCCGGCCTGCTGCTGATGGACGAGCCGTTCGCGGCGCTGGACGCCATCACCCGGGACGTGCTCCAGGCGGAGCTGGTGCGGGTGTGGCGGGAGACCGGGACCGCGATCGTGTTCGTCACGCACGACGTGCGCGAGGCCGTGCGGCTGGGGCAGCGGGTCGTCCTGCTGTCCTCGCGCCCGGGTCGCGTGGTGCGCGAGTGGTCCACCGTGGACGCCGACGAGCCCGCGATCGTGCAGGACATCACCGCCCGGCTGCGAGAGGTGATCAGTGGCCACGCCGCGGCTTGA
- a CDS encoding MarR family winged helix-turn-helix transcriptional regulator: MTVEPRTEAGDVLTEVIMRTFRLYGAFLDAAEVMTKPVGLTAAWWQVLGAVLHEPLPVSGIAREMSLTRQSVQRIADVLVEKGLAEYLPNPAHRRAKLFRPTAAGYAAVDSLRAAQHAFTNKVSSQVDLDELKTTLKVMRQLVTAVDDVKRPAGASSG, encoded by the coding sequence GTGACCGTCGAGCCGCGCACGGAGGCGGGGGACGTGCTGACCGAGGTCATCATGCGAACCTTCCGCCTCTACGGCGCTTTCCTCGACGCGGCCGAGGTGATGACCAAGCCGGTCGGCCTGACGGCGGCGTGGTGGCAGGTCCTGGGCGCGGTCCTGCACGAGCCGCTGCCCGTGTCCGGCATCGCCCGCGAGATGAGCCTGACCCGGCAGAGCGTGCAACGCATCGCGGACGTCCTGGTCGAGAAGGGCCTGGCCGAATACCTCCCCAACCCGGCCCACCGCCGCGCCAAGCTCTTCCGCCCCACGGCAGCCGGCTACGCGGCCGTCGACAGCCTCCGCGCGGCCCAGCACGCCTTCACCAACAAGGTGTCGTCCCAAGTGGACTTGGACGAGCTCAAGACGACCCTGAAGGTGATGCGCCAACTCGTCACAGCAGTGGACGACGTCAAACGTCCGGCTGGGGCTTCTTCCGGTTGA
- a CDS encoding pentapeptide repeat-containing protein, with protein sequence MKWRSWHGQVSIALGVGLGCWFSRGWWDSLVLWIYRWWQVVLVVSLIATGVAILHTRPRDPRSDTADEMRPLSTRSIVTGAMVLVALAVVIASLLLRAFGGGSPTVQLDAIRTAGTIVVGTGGAAALWLAARRQRSTELSLAHQRVVAAQSEHDALERRITDLYTKAVEQLGSDQAPVRLGGLYALDRLGGSTPEQRETIFNVVCAYLRMPFPPEPNVVDADASAEEREKFDKHLRERLQERQVRLTAQRILHRHRLPGTDDWWEVSAIDLRAAALGGANLAGADLRGADLDEADLSAADLTGVHLGGATLVGADLTGASLTGARLEKVNGENLDLTAMGLAGVDLREARLANATLTRADLHNADLTGADLQHADLVGADLRSARLVDASLAGADLTDANLDGAVVTGTSFDQVKVTRTILTTSLSPEQLVEINRKKPQPDV encoded by the coding sequence ATGAAGTGGAGAAGTTGGCACGGTCAGGTGAGCATTGCGCTCGGAGTCGGCCTCGGTTGCTGGTTCTCACGCGGTTGGTGGGATTCGCTCGTCCTGTGGATCTACCGGTGGTGGCAGGTTGTGCTGGTCGTCAGCCTGATCGCCACAGGCGTGGCAATCCTGCACACCCGCCCGCGCGACCCTCGAAGCGACACGGCCGATGAGATGCGGCCTCTTTCCACACGAAGCATCGTGACCGGCGCAATGGTCCTTGTAGCGCTCGCCGTTGTCATCGCGTCACTGCTTCTGCGCGCTTTCGGAGGCGGCTCGCCGACAGTGCAACTGGACGCGATCCGCACTGCGGGAACGATAGTCGTCGGGACCGGTGGAGCAGCGGCATTGTGGCTGGCCGCCCGCCGTCAGCGCTCAACGGAGCTGTCGCTGGCCCACCAGAGGGTCGTTGCGGCGCAGTCCGAACACGACGCCTTGGAACGGCGGATCACGGACCTCTACACGAAAGCAGTTGAACAGTTGGGCTCCGACCAAGCCCCGGTCCGGCTCGGTGGCTTGTACGCGCTCGACCGTCTGGGCGGCAGCACTCCGGAGCAACGCGAGACGATCTTCAACGTGGTGTGCGCGTACTTGAGGATGCCGTTCCCACCCGAACCCAACGTCGTCGACGCGGACGCATCCGCGGAGGAGCGCGAGAAATTCGACAAGCATCTACGCGAACGCCTGCAAGAGCGGCAGGTGCGGCTGACTGCGCAACGCATCTTGCACCGCCACCGTCTCCCAGGCACCGATGACTGGTGGGAAGTGTCGGCGATCGACCTCAGGGCAGCAGCGCTGGGTGGCGCCAACCTCGCGGGGGCAGATCTGCGTGGCGCCGACTTGGACGAGGCCGATCTCTCCGCGGCCGACTTGACCGGAGTGCACTTGGGTGGAGCGACGCTTGTCGGTGCCGACTTGACCGGTGCCTCGTTGACCGGTGCTCGCCTCGAGAAGGTCAACGGCGAGAACCTCGACCTCACCGCCATGGGGCTCGCCGGTGTGGATCTGCGGGAGGCGCGACTGGCGAACGCCACACTGACCCGAGCCGACCTGCACAATGCAGACCTGACCGGTGCAGACCTCCAGCACGCCGATTTGGTCGGCGCCGATCTGAGATCCGCACGGCTTGTGGATGCCTCGCTTGCAGGGGCCGATCTGACCGACGCCAACCTCGACGGTGCGGTGGTCACCGGTACGTCGTTCGACCAGGTGAAGGTGACCCGGACGATTCTGACCACGAGCCTCTCGCCGGAACAACTGGTCGAGATCAACCGGAAGAAGCCCCAGCCGGACGTTTGA